From a region of the Corvus moneduloides isolate bCorMon1 chromosome 27, bCorMon1.pri, whole genome shotgun sequence genome:
- the NFU1 gene encoding NFU1 iron-sulfur cluster scaffold homolog, mitochondrial, protein MAAARRLCAAAGLGGRFCHMLLKDHNLTTRQPFHQLLQKKPSLPSAVWHRAVRGMFIQTQDTPNPNSLKFIPGREVLESRTMEFSTPAAAYCSPLARQLFRVEGVKSVFFGPDFITITKESEDLDWNLLKPDIYATIMDFFASGLPVVTDEAPRTDTAASEEDDEVVLMIKELLDTRIRPTVQEDGGDVIYKGFEDGIVQLKLQGSCTSCPSSVITLKNGIQNMLQFYIPEVEGVEQVVDDDDDVEKEANST, encoded by the exons atggcggcggcgcggcggctctgcgcggcggcggggctgggcgggcG GTTCTGTCATATGCTGTTAAAAGATCATAATCTGACAACTCGACAGCCTTTCCACCAACTTCTGCAAAAGAAGCCATCTCTTCCATCTGCTGTGTGGCATCGTGCAG TAAGAGGCATGTTTATTCAAACTCAGGACACACCAAATCCAAATAGCTTGAAGTTTATTCCAGGAAGGGAAGTGCTGGAATCGAGGACTATGGAGTTTTCTACACCAGCTGCAGCATATTGCTCACCTTTAGCAAG ACAGTTATTCCGGGTTGAAGGAgttaaaagtgttttctttggaCCAGACTTCATCACAATCACCAAG GAGAGTGAAGACCTGGACTGGAACTTACTGAAACCAGATATTTATGCAACTATAATGGATTTCTTTGCCTCTGGCTTACCTGTGGTTACTGATGAGGCACCTAGGACAGACACAG ctGCTTCAGAAGAAGATGATGAAGTTGTACTGATGATTAAGGAGCTGCTGGATACAAGAATCAG GCCCACAGTGCAAGAAGATGGTGGTGATGTTATTTACAAAGGCTTTGAGGATGGGATTGtgcagctgaagctgcagggTTCGTGCACCAGCTGCCCCAGTTCCGTCATCACCCTCAAGAACGGGATACAGAACATGCTCCAGTTCTACATCCCTGAGGTCGAAGGCGTCGAACAG GTTGTTGACGACGATGATGACGTGGAGAAAGAAGCAAATTCTACTTGA
- the GFPT1 gene encoding glutamine--fructose-6-phosphate aminotransferase [isomerizing] 1 isoform X1, giving the protein MCGIFAYLNYHVPRTRREILETLIKGLQRLEYRGYDSAGVGLDGGNDKDWEANACKIHIIKQKGKVKALDEEVHKQQDMDLDIEFDVHLGIAHTRWATHGEPNPINSHPQRSDKNNEFIVIHNGIITNYKDLRKFLESKGYDFESETDTESIAKLVKYMYDNRDSDDISFTTLVERVIQQLEGAFALVFKSVHYPGQAVGTRRGSPLLIGVRSEHKLSTDHIPILYRTGKDKKGSCSLSRVDSTTCLFPVEEKAVEYYFASDASAVIEHTNRVIFLEDDDVAAVVDGRLSIHRIKRTAGDHPGRAVQTLQMELQQIMKGNFSSFMQKEIFEQPESVVNTMRGRVNFDDYTVNLGGLKDHIKEIQRCRRLILIACGTSYHAGVATRQVLEELTELPVMVELASDFLDRNTPVFRDDVCFFLSQSGETADTLMCLRYCKERGALTVGITNTVGSSISRETDCGVHINAGPEIGVASTKAYTSQFVSLVMFALMMCDDRISMQERRKEIMRGLKGLPDLIKEVLSMDDEIQKLATELYHQKSVLIMGRGYHYATCLEGALKIKEITYMHSEGILAGELKHGPLALVDKLMPVIMIIMRDHTYAKCQNALQQVIARQGRPVVICDKEDIETIKNNKRTIKVPHSVDCLQGILSVIPLQLLAFHLAVLRGYDVDFPRNLAKSVTVE; this is encoded by the exons ATGTGCG GCATCTTTGCTTACCTGAACTACCATGTTCCCCGGACGAGGCGGGAGATCCTGGAGACCCTCATCAAAGGGCTGCAGCGCCTGGAGTACCGAGGCTACGACTCCGCAG GTGTGGGACTGGATGGCGGAAATGACAAAGACTGGGAAGCCAATGCTTGCAAAATCCACATTATCAAGCAGAAGGGGAAAGTGAAGGCTCTGGATGAAGAGGTTCACA AGCAACAGGACATGGACCTGGACATCGAGTTTGACGTTCACCTGGGGATCGCCCACACGCGCTGGGCCACGCACGGGGAGCCCAACCCCATCAACAGCCACCCGCAGCGCTCCGACAAGAACAATG AGTTCATCGTCATCCACAACGGCATCATCACCAACTACAAGGACCTGCGGAAGTTCCTG gagagCAAGGGCTACGACTTCGAGTCGGAGACGGACACGGAGAGCATCGCCAAGCTGGTCAAGTACATGTACGACAACCGCGACAGCGACGACATCAGCTTCACCACGCTGGTGGAGAGGGTCATCCAGCAGCTG GAAGGAGCTTTTGCCCTTGTGTTCAAGAGTGTTCATTACCCTGGGCAGGCGGTTGGTACCAG gcgAGGCAGCCCCCTGCTCATCGGCGTGCGCAGCGAGCACAAGCTCTCCACCGACCACATCCCCATCCTGTACCGCACAG GGAAAGACAAGaaggggagctgcagcctgtccCGAGTGGACAGCACCACCTGCCTCTTCCCCGTGGAGGAGAAAGCTGTGGAATATTACTTTGCTTCTGATGCCAG CGCTGTCATCGAGCACACCAACCGCGTGATCTTCCTGGAGGATGACGACGTGGCGGCCGTGGTGGACGGGCGTCTGTCCATCCACCGCATCAAGCGCACGGCCGGCGACCacccgggccgggccgtgcaGACCCTGcagatggagctgcagcagatcATGAAGg gTAACTTCAGCTCGTTTATgcagaaggaaatatttgaaCAGCCAGAATCTGTTGTTAATACGATGAGAGGAAGGGTCAACTTCGATGACTACACTG TGAACCTGGGTGGGCTGAAGGATCACATCAAGGAGATCCAGAGGTGTCGGCGTTTGATCCTCATTGCCTGTGGCACGAGTTACCACGCAGGAGTGGCT ACCCGCCAGGTGCTGGAAGAGCTGACGGAGTTACCTGTCATGGTGGAGCTGGCCAGCGACTTCCTGGACAGGAACACCCCCGTGTTCAGGGACGACGTCTGCTTCTTCCTCAGCCAGTCAG GGGAGACAGCAGACACCCTGATGTGCCTTCGGTACTGCAAGGAGAGGGGAGCCCTGACCGTGGGCATCACCAACACCGTGGGCAGCTCCATCTCCCGCGAGACCGACTGCGGGGTGCACATCAACGCGGGCCCCGAGATCGGCGTGGCCAGCACCAAG GCCTACACCAGCCAGTTCGTGTCCCTGGTGATGTTTGCCCTGATGATGTGCGATGACAGGATCTCCATGCAGGAGCGGCGCAAGGAGATCATGCGGGGGCTGAAGGGGCTGCCAG ACTTGATTAAAGAAGTGCTGAGCATGGATGATGAGATCCAGAAGCTGGCCACAGAGCTGTACCATCAGAAGTCTGTCCTCATCATGGGACGTGGCTACCACTACGCCACGTGTCTGGAGGGAGCCTTG aaaataaaagaaatcacCTACATGCACTCGGAAGGGATCCTGGCTGGGGAGCTGAAGCACGGCCCGCTGGCCCTGGTGGACAAGCTCATGCCTGTGATCATGATCATCATGAGAGACCACACCTATGCCAAGTGCCAGAACGCTCTCCAGCAGGTCATTGCACGGCAG GGACGACCTGTGGTGATTTGTGACAAGGAGGACATCGAGACCATTAAGAACAACAAAAGAACAATCAAAGTTCCCCACTCAGTGGACTGTCTGCAGGGGATCCTGAGTGTgatccctctccagctgctggcgTTCCACCTCGCCGTGCTCAGGGGCTATGAT gTTGATTTTCCAAGAAATCTGGCCAAGTCCGTAACTGTAGAGTGA
- the GFPT1 gene encoding glutamine--fructose-6-phosphate aminotransferase [isomerizing] 1 isoform X2: protein MCGIFAYLNYHVPRTRREILETLIKGLQRLEYRGYDSAGVGLDGGNDKDWEANACKIHIIKQKGKVKALDEEVHKQQDMDLDIEFDVHLGIAHTRWATHGEPNPINSHPQRSDKNNEFIVIHNGIITNYKDLRKFLESKGYDFESETDTESIAKLVKYMYDNRDSDDISFTTLVERVIQQLEGAFALVFKSVHYPGQAVGTRRGSPLLIGVRSEHKLSTDHIPILYRTGKDKKGSCSLSRVDSTTCLFPVEEKAVEYYFASDASAVIEHTNRVIFLEDDDVAAVVDGRLSIHRIKRTAGDHPGRAVQTLQMELQQIMKGNFSSFMQKEIFEQPESVVNTMRGRVNFDDYTVNLGGLKDHIKEIQRCRRLILIACGTSYHAGVATRQVLEELTELPVMVELASDFLDRNTPVFRDDVCFFLSQSGETADTLMCLRYCKERGALTVGITNTVGSSISRETDCGVHINAGPEIGVASTKAYTSQFVSLVMFALMMCDDRISMQERRKEIMRGLKGLPDLIKEVLSMDDEIQKLATELYHQKSVLIMGRGYHYATCLEGALKIKEITYMHSEGILAGELKHGPLALVDKLMPVIMIIMRDHTYAKCQNALQQVIARQGRPVVICDKEDIETIKNNKRTIKVPHSVDCLQGILSVIPLQLLAFHLAVLRGYDVDRIAASRD, encoded by the exons ATGTGCG GCATCTTTGCTTACCTGAACTACCATGTTCCCCGGACGAGGCGGGAGATCCTGGAGACCCTCATCAAAGGGCTGCAGCGCCTGGAGTACCGAGGCTACGACTCCGCAG GTGTGGGACTGGATGGCGGAAATGACAAAGACTGGGAAGCCAATGCTTGCAAAATCCACATTATCAAGCAGAAGGGGAAAGTGAAGGCTCTGGATGAAGAGGTTCACA AGCAACAGGACATGGACCTGGACATCGAGTTTGACGTTCACCTGGGGATCGCCCACACGCGCTGGGCCACGCACGGGGAGCCCAACCCCATCAACAGCCACCCGCAGCGCTCCGACAAGAACAATG AGTTCATCGTCATCCACAACGGCATCATCACCAACTACAAGGACCTGCGGAAGTTCCTG gagagCAAGGGCTACGACTTCGAGTCGGAGACGGACACGGAGAGCATCGCCAAGCTGGTCAAGTACATGTACGACAACCGCGACAGCGACGACATCAGCTTCACCACGCTGGTGGAGAGGGTCATCCAGCAGCTG GAAGGAGCTTTTGCCCTTGTGTTCAAGAGTGTTCATTACCCTGGGCAGGCGGTTGGTACCAG gcgAGGCAGCCCCCTGCTCATCGGCGTGCGCAGCGAGCACAAGCTCTCCACCGACCACATCCCCATCCTGTACCGCACAG GGAAAGACAAGaaggggagctgcagcctgtccCGAGTGGACAGCACCACCTGCCTCTTCCCCGTGGAGGAGAAAGCTGTGGAATATTACTTTGCTTCTGATGCCAG CGCTGTCATCGAGCACACCAACCGCGTGATCTTCCTGGAGGATGACGACGTGGCGGCCGTGGTGGACGGGCGTCTGTCCATCCACCGCATCAAGCGCACGGCCGGCGACCacccgggccgggccgtgcaGACCCTGcagatggagctgcagcagatcATGAAGg gTAACTTCAGCTCGTTTATgcagaaggaaatatttgaaCAGCCAGAATCTGTTGTTAATACGATGAGAGGAAGGGTCAACTTCGATGACTACACTG TGAACCTGGGTGGGCTGAAGGATCACATCAAGGAGATCCAGAGGTGTCGGCGTTTGATCCTCATTGCCTGTGGCACGAGTTACCACGCAGGAGTGGCT ACCCGCCAGGTGCTGGAAGAGCTGACGGAGTTACCTGTCATGGTGGAGCTGGCCAGCGACTTCCTGGACAGGAACACCCCCGTGTTCAGGGACGACGTCTGCTTCTTCCTCAGCCAGTCAG GGGAGACAGCAGACACCCTGATGTGCCTTCGGTACTGCAAGGAGAGGGGAGCCCTGACCGTGGGCATCACCAACACCGTGGGCAGCTCCATCTCCCGCGAGACCGACTGCGGGGTGCACATCAACGCGGGCCCCGAGATCGGCGTGGCCAGCACCAAG GCCTACACCAGCCAGTTCGTGTCCCTGGTGATGTTTGCCCTGATGATGTGCGATGACAGGATCTCCATGCAGGAGCGGCGCAAGGAGATCATGCGGGGGCTGAAGGGGCTGCCAG ACTTGATTAAAGAAGTGCTGAGCATGGATGATGAGATCCAGAAGCTGGCCACAGAGCTGTACCATCAGAAGTCTGTCCTCATCATGGGACGTGGCTACCACTACGCCACGTGTCTGGAGGGAGCCTTG aaaataaaagaaatcacCTACATGCACTCGGAAGGGATCCTGGCTGGGGAGCTGAAGCACGGCCCGCTGGCCCTGGTGGACAAGCTCATGCCTGTGATCATGATCATCATGAGAGACCACACCTATGCCAAGTGCCAGAACGCTCTCCAGCAGGTCATTGCACGGCAG GGACGACCTGTGGTGATTTGTGACAAGGAGGACATCGAGACCATTAAGAACAACAAAAGAACAATCAAAGTTCCCCACTCAGTGGACTGTCTGCAGGGGATCCTGAGTGTgatccctctccagctgctggcgTTCCACCTCGCCGTGCTCAGGGGCTATGAT